Genomic segment of Dactylococcopsis salina PCC 8305:
GGCAGAAGACTTTTGAAACCTGCGCTAGGATAAGCTATACTTAGCAAATTAAGGAGATCGCAAATCTTCACTATTTGTTAAAAATTCTCCCGCGGAGGCTGCTCAACTTAGAACAAACTCGACGCACGCCGTTGTTTAAGGGTCCCTATGTTAGTCTCAGTCGCAGTTTTCGCCAGGGTGCCGCGATCGCTGATCTTGCTTCGGAAAATATCCTTCATCCGCATCTGGAGAATATTGCAGAATATCCTTCTCTCTACGGACATCAAGAAAAAGCGGTTCGCGCTATCTCCCAAGGGAAAACCACTTTAATCTCGACAGGAGGTCGGGGAAAACGGAATGTTTCCTTTATCCTATTATTAGCCATTGTCTGCAACTCAAAGACCAGAACGCCCCAAAAGGAATTGTAGCAATTATTGTTTATCCCATGAATGCTCTTGCAGAAGATCAATTGGGACGTTTAAGGGAACTTCTCGCGGGACAAGGAATTACCTTTGGGATGTATGTGGGGAAAACTCCAGAAAAGACGGCTGATGCACCTGGAAAACGCCTCAAAACAGGGTCATCGAAGAAGGATTATCAAGCAGCACTCAAAAAAGCCCAAAACCGTGAACAAAACCAGACTATTTACCCGCCAGAGGAAGAGTTGGTCGTTCTCTTAGCCGTTAAGCAAAAAGACAAACAAGCAGGAAAACTCACCAGTTGCGTGGCGGCGGGTCAAGCGTCGGGAAGACAGAGTTTAGGACGATATCGAGAACCGATCCGAGAAATTCGCGCCACAACGGTTTCTGATGTTCATGTTCTCAGCCAAAACCTAATTCACCATGCGGAACGGAAACGGCTGTTAGTCTTTGCGGATAACCGTCAAGATGCAGCGTTTCAAGCGGGATGGATGCAAGATCACGCGAGACGCTATCGCTTGCGATCTTTTATGCTGGATTAACACCAGAACTAGATTTTATCCAAAACTGGGCAAATTTAACAGGAATTAACCCAGAAGAGTTAACTAATGGTGTTGCTGCGTTACTGGATATGACTCGCCGTTCTGGAATATTGCTCGATCGAGAAGGGGGAATCTTTTCTAATACCATTTTGGAGAATTGGCGCTACAGTATCGACGACTTAAGCCCCCCAAACTTGGGGGGTTGGGGGGCTTTAAGGTAACTTGACTTTTCCAAAATGGTATAAATTGTGGCATGAAAGTGAGTTGGAAATCCAACGGGGTTATCTCCCACTGTTGCAAGGCGTTCTGTGTGGGGTTAAAATTGCAACGGGAAAGCACTGACCATAACCAACGGGTGAAACAATGGTTAACGGAACGAGGGGAAACGATCGCGCTACAAGCCCCCAAAAAATGGGGAATGGCAACAGAGATCATTCCTGATTTTATCCGAGATTTGTGGCAACTGCTCACAGAAGACTTAAACTTACTCGCCAATACCAAGTTAAGGGGAAAACGCAGCATTTTA
This window contains:
- a CDS encoding DEAD/DEAH box helicase family protein, with the protein product MQLKDQNAPKGIVAIIVYPMNALAEDQLGRLRELLAGQGITFGMYVGKTPEKTADAPGKRLKTGSSKKDYQAALKKAQNREQNQTIYPPEEELVVLLAVKQKDKQAGKLTSCVAAGQASGRQSLGRYREPIREIRATTVSDVHVLSQNLIHHAERKRLLVFADNRQDAAFQAGWMQDHARRYRLRSFMLD